The genomic interval TTTGGGGAGAGGGCCAGGATGAGGGGCAATTTCACATCTCGCAGTAGCGCAAAAAACGCTGCAGAGAGCTGGAAAGGTGTTTCTGGCGGTGATGAATGCACCACAGGGTGCGCACCAGTTTCGGGAGCGGAACGGAAATTTCAACCAGCGACCCCGTCTCAAGCTGTTCGGCAATGACGCGCCGGGAAAGACAGCTGATCCCTAGGCCATGACGCACCGCGTGCTTAATCGCCTCTGAGTTCCCCAGCTCCATCCCTAACTGGAAATGCGGCAGATGGGAAAGCAGCAGATAATCGACAATTTCACGCGTGCCGGAGCCCTGCTCGCGCAGGATCCACTGCGCCTGCGCCAGGCGCTCCAGCGTCACCTCGCCCTGCAATAACGACGAGGCCGGGGACGCAAACACCACCAGCTCATCTTCCAGCCAGGGCTCGGCAATGATATCCACGTTGTGGCACGGCCCTTCGATGAGGCCGATATCCACGCGGAAATCGATCACCGCGTTGATAACGTCCTGGCTATTGCCCACGCTCATCTCCAGCGGCAGGGTCGGAAAATCCCGGCGGTAGCGGGCAATCACTTCCGGCAGGATGTAGTTTCCGATGGTGCTGCTGGCGTAGACGCGGATCGCACCGTTGTCTTCGCGGAACAGCTGTTCGATTTCGATAGCCTGCTCCAGCAGCGCCAGCGCGCGTGGATAAAGAAGACGACCGTGCTCGTTGACCACCAGGCGCTTCCCTACCCTGTCGAAAAGCTGAACGCCCAGCTGTCCTTCAAGATCGGTCAACGCTGCACTGACCGCAGACTGCGAGAGCGCCAGCATTTGTGACGCCTGGGTCGTCGAGCCGCTTTTCAGCACCTCGGCAAACACTTCCAGCTGACGCAATGTGATGTGCATGATTACTTACCACTTATATAGATTGATTATAAGTATATAATCAATTTTATTTTTAAACCACAGCGCCGTAACCTTTAGCCAGACAAAGGAGAAGGTTATGTCAGAAATCACCTTACAACATCATCGTACAGTGTGGCACTTCGTGCCGGGCCTTGCGCTCAGCGCAGCAGTAACCGCCGTAGCGCTATGGG from Enterobacter sp. JBIWA008 carries:
- the yieE gene encoding DNA-binding transcriptional regulator YeiE, with amino-acid sequence MHITLRQLEVFAEVLKSGSTTQASQMLALSQSAVSAALTDLEGQLGVQLFDRVGKRLVVNEHGRLLYPRALALLEQAIEIEQLFREDNGAIRVYASSTIGNYILPEVIARYRRDFPTLPLEMSVGNSQDVINAVIDFRVDIGLIEGPCHNVDIIAEPWLEDELVVFASPASSLLQGEVTLERLAQAQWILREQGSGTREIVDYLLLSHLPHFQLGMELGNSEAIKHAVRHGLGISCLSRRVIAEQLETGSLVEISVPLPKLVRTLWCIHHRQKHLSSSLQRFLRYCEM